One region of uncultured Methanolobus sp. genomic DNA includes:
- a CDS encoding RNA-binding protein: protein MRVIAHSTEDLSRVRGSLDFFLRNATGMPGNDVTDELVEVTDIEGHYGNPSVMLSSQISRKSDSVKLARFIRANMSPEDVGDLRSEMPDRLDDDQLFHMRFDKQAAFMGKLALSSSSDAITVKVKIATYPKNRLQAGMIVEELFG from the coding sequence TTGCGCGTGATCGCGCACTCTACTGAGGATCTTTCCAGGGTACGTGGTTCCCTGGACTTCTTTTTACGGAATGCTACTGGCATGCCCGGCAATGACGTTACTGATGAACTTGTAGAAGTAACGGATATTGAAGGTCATTATGGTAATCCGTCTGTGATGCTCAGTTCGCAGATCTCTCGCAAATCGGATTCTGTAAAACTTGCCAGGTTTATCAGGGCTAACATGAGTCCTGAAGATGTAGGGGACCTGCGCAGTGAAATGCCCGACAGGCTTGATGATGACCAGTTATTCCATATGAGGTTTGACAAACAGGCTGCTTTTATGGGCAAGCTTGCACTTAGTTCATCCTCTGATGCCATTACTGTTAAAGTAAAAATAGCCACTTATCCAAAGAACCGTCTTCAGGCGGGGATGATAGTGGAGGAATTATTTGGCTAG
- a CDS encoding DUF4405 domain-containing protein: MNRSKLNYYIDIALTVLFIIVAITGFVLYLGIPSGVRQGRYQEFIGITKATWTLIHNRSSILLTLFTALHFVLHKKWMCCMTRNLFKREEDQENTECGIINIQD, from the coding sequence ATGAATAGATCAAAGCTGAACTACTACATTGATATTGCATTGACAGTCTTATTTATAATAGTTGCAATCACTGGTTTTGTATTATATCTTGGCATCCCTTCAGGCGTACGACAAGGCAGATATCAGGAATTCATAGGTATAACAAAAGCCACCTGGACACTTATCCATAACAGGTCATCTATTTTGCTTACATTATTCACAGCTTTGCACTTTGTCCTGCATAAAAAATGGATGTGCTGTATGACAAGGAACTTGTTCAAAAGAGAAGAAGATCAGGAAAACACAGAGTGTGGGATAATAAACATACAAGACTAA
- a CDS encoding RNase P subunit p30 family protein → MARPVFYDLNVYSVPEGKNTIEEMAAFSSRLEFGGIAITNPSGDSQPQKAKKICDLEIFSGVEIKVNNPSRLHGMVGKYRKNTDIIVVRGGSENINRAAVENSNVDILCGFGSMKDNGLNHILARSASDNNVAISFDLGEVIGSRGGRRVRTLSNFRNDLALVRKYNVPFILTSNAKSCYDLRAPRELVALAGLFGMTKDEAINGLSTTPELIISGNRPSPNYVYEGVEIVDEMPGDIAGEGGDK, encoded by the coding sequence TTGGCTAGACCTGTTTTTTATGATCTGAATGTTTACTCTGTCCCAGAAGGAAAAAACACGATCGAAGAAATGGCTGCTTTTTCTTCCAGATTAGAATTTGGTGGAATTGCCATAACCAATCCTTCCGGAGATTCACAGCCACAAAAAGCAAAGAAAATTTGTGACCTTGAAATCTTCAGTGGTGTTGAGATAAAAGTCAACAATCCATCACGTTTACATGGCATGGTGGGAAAATATCGTAAAAACACCGATATTATAGTTGTACGTGGTGGTAGCGAGAATATCAACCGTGCAGCTGTTGAAAACTCAAATGTGGACATTCTTTGTGGCTTTGGATCTATGAAAGACAATGGTCTTAATCATATTTTGGCAAGGTCTGCAAGCGACAATAATGTTGCAATTTCATTTGACCTTGGTGAAGTGATCGGTTCCCGGGGTGGAAGGAGGGTCAGGACTTTGTCCAATTTCAGAAACGACCTGGCACTTGTCCGTAAATATAATGTCCCGTTTATCCTGACATCCAACGCAAAATCCTGCTATGATCTGCGGGCTCCCAGAGAACTAGTGGCTCTTGCAGGGCTTTTTGGAATGACGAAGGATGAGGCTATCAATGGTTTATCCACAACTCCGGAACTTATCATTTCAGGTAATCGTCCTTCTCCAAACTATGTTTATGAAGGCGTGGAGATCGTAGATGAAATGCCCGGGGATATTGCAGGTGAAGGTGGTGACAAATGA
- the psmA gene encoding archaeal proteasome endopeptidase complex subunit alpha — MQMTPQMGYDRAITVFSPDGRLFQVEYAREAVKRGTTAAGVKAKDGVVLLVDKRITSRLIEAESIEKIFQIDDHIGVATSGLVADARALVDRARVEAQVNMVSYDEPIGVEVIAKKICDHKQTYTQYGGVRPYGTALLIAGVDDSRPRLFESDPSGALLEYKATAIGAGRNAFMEIFEADYKEDMDIDAAIMLGMKALYTSTEGKVDAATLELGIVTLEDRQFRKLSREEVSGFVSRISEELKDDIKEEKDESENQDSEE, encoded by the coding sequence ATGCAAATGACGCCACAGATGGGTTATGATCGGGCCATCACAGTTTTCAGTCCGGACGGACGTCTCTTCCAGGTAGAATATGCGAGAGAAGCAGTAAAGAGGGGCACAACCGCGGCCGGTGTAAAAGCAAAGGATGGTGTGGTATTGCTTGTAGACAAAAGGATCACAAGCAGGTTGATAGAAGCAGAATCAATTGAGAAGATTTTCCAGATCGATGACCACATTGGTGTTGCTACTTCAGGGCTGGTAGCTGATGCTCGCGCTCTTGTTGACAGGGCAAGGGTTGAAGCCCAGGTTAACATGGTATCATATGACGAACCAATAGGTGTCGAAGTTATTGCCAAGAAGATATGTGATCACAAACAGACATACACTCAGTATGGAGGAGTCCGTCCATATGGTACAGCTCTTCTTATCGCAGGTGTTGATGATTCACGTCCACGTCTCTTTGAGAGTGATCCAAGCGGAGCATTGCTTGAATACAAGGCAACGGCTATAGGTGCCGGTAGAAATGCTTTCATGGAGATTTTCGAAGCAGATTACAAAGAAGATATGGATATTGATGCTGCTATCATGCTTGGTATGAAAGCTCTTTATACTTCCACAGAAGGCAAAGTTGATGCAGCCACACTTGAGCTTGGCATCGTAACTCTGGAAGACCGCCAGTTCAGAAAGCTTTCCAGAGAGGAAGTTTCCGGTTTTGTATCCAGGATCAGTGAAGAACTCAAGGATGATATTAAAGAAGAAAAAGATGAATCTGAAAACCAGGACTCAGAGGAATGA
- a CDS encoding Rpp14/Pop5 family protein: MKVLPPTMRENKRYLAFELIAEVNTIISRDDLIRELFSASGNLLGDLGSSECNIWLFAFDDNKGVISCERAHVWQTRAVLATITHVKGKRVLLHVLGVSGTVRGATKKYLEGVDIFNPEEQSHINE; encoded by the coding sequence ATGAAGGTGCTTCCACCTACAATGCGGGAAAACAAGCGTTACCTTGCCTTTGAGCTTATAGCTGAAGTTAATACCATAATAAGCAGGGACGATCTTATACGGGAACTATTCTCAGCATCAGGAAACCTTCTTGGAGACCTTGGTTCAAGTGAGTGTAATATCTGGCTTTTTGCTTTTGATGATAACAAAGGAGTAATAAGCTGCGAACGTGCTCATGTCTGGCAGACAAGGGCTGTTCTGGCCACCATCACGCATGTAAAAGGAAAAAGAGTGTTGCTTCATGTTCTCGGAGTTTCAGGTACGGTTCGTGGTGCAACAAAAAAGTATTTAGAGGGTGTGGATATATTTAACCCCGAAGAACAGTCACATATAAATGAGTAG
- a CDS encoding 50S ribosomal protein L15e — protein sequence MSKSYYAYVRDAWKDPDNTYVRELRWERLQEWRKEGSVTKIRRPTRIDRARSLGYKAKQGIVVARVKVRRGGLRKARYIRGRRTQRMGKNKISGGMSIQRIAEQRADRKFPNMEVLNSYWVGDDGKSKWYEVILVDPNHPVIKSDKNLNWICENTHKGRAQRGKTSAGRKGRGMMTRGTGTEKTRPSLRSNLNRGK from the coding sequence TTGTCTAAATCATATTATGCATACGTAAGGGACGCATGGAAAGACCCGGACAACACATATGTCCGTGAACTCAGATGGGAAAGACTTCAGGAGTGGAGAAAAGAAGGATCTGTAACAAAGATCAGGCGTCCAACTCGTATTGATCGTGCCCGCTCTCTTGGATACAAGGCAAAGCAGGGTATCGTTGTAGCTCGTGTAAAGGTACGTAGGGGAGGTCTTAGAAAGGCAAGATACATCCGTGGAAGACGTACACAGCGTATGGGTAAGAACAAGATTTCCGGTGGAATGAGCATTCAGAGAATTGCTGAACAGCGTGCTGACAGGAAATTCCCGAACATGGAAGTTCTCAACTCCTACTGGGTTGGTGACGATGGTAAATCCAAGTGGTATGAGGTTATTCTCGTAGATCCAAACCATCCTGTAATCAAGAGCGACAAGAATCTCAACTGGATCTGTGAAAACACTCATAAGGGACGTGCACAGCGTGGTAAGACCAGTGCAGGTCGCAAGGGCAGAGGTATGATGACCCGCGGAACCGGTACTGAAAAGACCAGGCCAAGCCTGAGATCCAACCTTAACAGAGGTAAGTGA